In Alphaproteobacteria bacterium, a genomic segment contains:
- a CDS encoding lipoate--protein ligase family protein, with amino-acid sequence MRRVLRIVDTGVRPSRWNVAASAALAESGDEGLLRFHRYVPCVLLGNGQKFADAARKGPWEIARRVTGGGAVYMDPGILAWDLFVDGRDPKVFAATVGKAITSAVTQLGVRADYVSPHDVRVGGEKISGSSGLVAGARLMLQGTLVATLDREAFAKSLVMPGPVRVASLSEFLTPLPPMDAILEAVADALCAALNRDAAPGDLTDAENAAIDATYRGEIGTDVFVFGTEASCAAS; translated from the coding sequence ATGCGCCGAGTCTTGCGCATCGTCGATACCGGCGTGCGGCCCTCGCGCTGGAATGTCGCGGCGAGTGCCGCCCTTGCCGAAAGCGGCGACGAAGGCCTGCTGCGCTTCCATCGCTATGTGCCTTGCGTATTGCTCGGCAACGGTCAGAAATTCGCCGATGCCGCGCGCAAGGGCCCGTGGGAAATCGCGCGGCGCGTGACAGGCGGCGGGGCCGTCTATATGGATCCCGGCATTCTCGCCTGGGACTTATTTGTCGATGGGCGCGACCCGAAAGTCTTTGCGGCGACCGTGGGCAAGGCGATCACCTCCGCCGTCACGCAACTGGGTGTGCGCGCTGACTACGTATCGCCGCACGACGTGCGCGTGGGCGGCGAGAAGATTTCGGGTTCCAGCGGTCTCGTCGCGGGCGCGCGCTTGATGCTTCAGGGCACGCTGGTCGCCACGCTCGATCGCGAGGCTTTCGCCAAAAGTCTGGTGATGCCCGGCCCCGTGCGCGTCGCGTCGCTGTCGGAGTTCCTGACGCCGCTGCCGCCGATGGACGCGATCTTGGAAGCGGTCGCGGATGCGCTCTGCGCGGCATTGAATAGAGATGCCGCACCCGGCGATCTGACCGATGCGGAGAACGCGGCGATCGACGCGACGTATCGCGGCGAGATCGGCACGGATGTGTTCGTGTTCGGGACGGAGGCGTCATGCGCCGCCTCCTGA
- a CDS encoding DsrE/DsrF/DrsH-like family protein, translating to MRRLLIVLMNTDPRNPEELGAPFYHASVAAAMDYKVDVVCTATAGKLLLKGVAEKLRTRPDSPRSVLDWIREAHGHGVKFWACPANLELFGVTKDDLIPECEGVMGAAAMIEQIMEGDGRVLTY from the coding sequence ATGCGCCGCCTCCTGATCGTGTTGATGAACACCGACCCGCGCAATCCGGAAGAACTCGGGGCGCCGTTCTATCACGCGTCGGTCGCCGCCGCGATGGACTACAAGGTCGACGTCGTGTGCACGGCGACGGCCGGCAAACTGCTGCTGAAGGGTGTTGCGGAGAAGCTCCGCACGCGGCCCGACTCTCCGCGTTCGGTGCTCGATTGGATCCGCGAGGCGCATGGGCACGGCGTGAAATTCTGGGCGTGCCCGGCCAATCTGGAACTGTTCGGCGTCACCAAAGACGATCTGATCCCCGAATGCGAAGGCGTAATGGGGGCCGCCGCCATGATCGAGCAGATCATGGAGGGCGACGGGCGCGTATTGACGTATTAG
- a CDS encoding glycine cleavage system protein H: MATIDGIEYPEHLHYDVDNQIWYEDLGDGTLRAGFTPISISLAGDVLVFTPKRVGRDFEKNRSFATIECGKWVGAARAAFPGIVVAANPELDNRPKFLNLDAFGKGWMLIVRPSIPNWRDGLVTGKAVQTAFKDWIDAESYKDRTDG; the protein is encoded by the coding sequence ATGGCGACGATCGACGGCATCGAATATCCCGAACATCTCCATTACGACGTCGACAACCAGATCTGGTACGAGGATCTGGGCGACGGCACGTTGCGCGCCGGGTTCACGCCGATTTCGATCTCGCTGGCGGGCGACGTGCTGGTCTTTACGCCCAAGCGCGTGGGCCGCGATTTCGAGAAAAACCGCTCTTTCGCTACGATCGAATGCGGCAAATGGGTGGGGGCGGCGCGCGCCGCGTTTCCCGGCATCGTCGTGGCCGCCAATCCCGAGCTCGACAACCGACCGAAATTCCTGAACCTCGACGCGTTCGGCAAAGGCTGGATGCTGATCGTCCGGCCGTCGATCCCGAATTGGCGCGACGGCCTCGTCACCGGCAAGGCGGTGCAGACGGCCTTCAAGGATTGGATCGACGCCGAAAGCTACAAGGATCGGACCGACGGATGA
- the selD gene encoding selenide, water dikinase SelD, which produces MIQRAEIIRHDIVLVGGGHAHVQVMTAFGMDRPAGMRLTLVTDRLLTPYSGMLPGHIAGAYTHDETHIDLWRLARATNTRLIHAPATGLDLAEKRVAFADRPALNFDTLSIDVGITPDVSAIQGVAEHALLVKPISTFLAKFEAALHANPRPKRFAIVGGGAAGFELACALKARLARDGIADAEVALLSGAKLMPTLNTGVRLLARLALRRHAIAFHSGFRAIEVTATGVRADDGRFHEADLVLVSTAARAPSWLAKTGLKLAPDGSIAIGPTLQVEGRDDVFAVGDCATREDDPREKAGVFAVRQGPILAKNLRARATGESLEAHKAQTDFLVLLNTGDGKAIAGRGRYFAWAGARLWRWKDSIDRRFMAMFAEFGRNMARPASAEEIASGSAMRCAGCAAKIGPDPLARALSRLPVAPGPRDKILVGLGDDAAVTEIAPGIAQIETIDQISAMIADPYMFGEIAALHAINDVLAMGGDPTRAMALATVPRATPRIVESDLVALLAGARKVLDAQRIALIGGHSGEGEGLAFGLSVVGRASPEALKPKTGLVAGDVLILTKPIGVGLIMAADMRGAVHASVATAAIEAMRRSNADALPILGPIANAMTDVTGFGLAGHLMEMLRPGRLEVRLDLGAIPLLPGALDLAKTGYRSTLTAQNAVQGGMLRREADGALPDAIEEALLLDPQTSGGLLASVPEAAAKQALGLLHAAGYAQAAIIGRVNRRDTLDVAIFCEGALA; this is translated from the coding sequence ATGATCCAGCGCGCGGAAATCATCCGGCACGATATCGTCCTGGTCGGCGGCGGCCATGCGCATGTCCAAGTCATGACCGCTTTCGGCATGGACCGGCCGGCAGGCATGCGGCTCACGCTCGTGACCGACCGTTTGCTGACGCCGTATTCCGGCATGTTGCCGGGCCATATCGCGGGCGCTTACACGCATGACGAGACTCATATCGATCTGTGGCGCCTGGCGCGCGCCACGAACACGCGGTTGATCCACGCGCCCGCGACCGGGCTCGACCTCGCCGAGAAGCGTGTCGCCTTTGCCGATCGCCCGGCGCTGAATTTCGACACGCTATCGATCGATGTCGGGATCACACCGGACGTATCGGCCATTCAAGGGGTCGCCGAGCACGCGCTGCTCGTCAAGCCGATCTCGACCTTCCTGGCGAAATTTGAGGCGGCGTTGCACGCCAATCCGCGCCCCAAGCGTTTCGCCATTGTCGGCGGCGGGGCGGCGGGGTTCGAGCTTGCCTGCGCATTGAAGGCGCGCCTCGCGCGCGACGGGATCGCGGATGCGGAAGTCGCGTTGCTCAGCGGCGCCAAGCTGATGCCCACGCTCAACACGGGCGTACGCCTGCTCGCAAGGCTGGCGCTACGTAGACACGCGATCGCGTTCCACAGCGGCTTCCGGGCGATCGAAGTGACGGCGACAGGTGTGCGTGCCGATGACGGGCGTTTCCACGAGGCCGATCTCGTGCTCGTCTCGACCGCCGCACGCGCCCCGTCCTGGCTCGCCAAGACGGGGCTGAAGCTGGCGCCGGATGGCTCGATCGCCATCGGTCCGACCTTGCAGGTCGAGGGTCGCGACGACGTGTTCGCCGTCGGCGATTGCGCGACAAGGGAAGACGATCCGCGCGAAAAGGCCGGCGTGTTCGCCGTGCGCCAAGGCCCGATCCTGGCGAAGAATCTCCGCGCCCGCGCGACGGGCGAAAGTCTGGAAGCGCACAAGGCGCAGACGGATTTTCTGGTTCTGCTCAATACCGGCGACGGCAAGGCGATCGCGGGGCGCGGGCGCTATTTCGCCTGGGCGGGCGCGCGGCTGTGGCGCTGGAAGGATTCGATCGATCGTCGCTTCATGGCGATGTTCGCCGAATTCGGGCGCAATATGGCGCGGCCCGCCTCGGCCGAGGAAATCGCGTCGGGCAGTGCCATGCGCTGTGCGGGTTGTGCGGCCAAGATCGGCCCCGATCCGTTGGCGCGCGCCTTGTCGCGTTTGCCTGTGGCGCCTGGCCCGCGCGATAAAATTCTGGTTGGGCTTGGCGACGACGCGGCGGTGACGGAGATCGCACCGGGGATCGCGCAGATCGAAACGATCGATCAGATATCGGCGATGATCGCCGATCCCTATATGTTCGGCGAGATCGCGGCGCTCCATGCGATCAACGACGTGCTGGCAATGGGCGGCGACCCCACGCGCGCTATGGCGTTGGCGACGGTACCGCGCGCCACGCCCCGCATCGTCGAATCCGATCTGGTCGCGTTGCTGGCGGGTGCACGCAAGGTGCTCGATGCGCAACGCATCGCGTTGATCGGCGGCCATTCGGGCGAGGGCGAGGGGTTGGCTTTCGGCCTATCGGTTGTGGGCCGCGCGTCGCCCGAAGCGCTCAAGCCCAAGACCGGCCTGGTCGCGGGCGATGTGTTGATCCTGACCAAGCCGATCGGCGTGGGGCTGATCATGGCCGCCGATATGCGCGGCGCCGTTCACGCCTCGGTCGCGACGGCGGCGATCGAGGCGATGCGCCGTTCGAATGCCGACGCGCTGCCGATCCTCGGCCCTATCGCCAATGCCATGACCGACGTGACCGGTTTCGGTCTCGCCGGGCATTTGATGGAGATGCTGCGTCCCGGCCGTTTGGAAGTGCGCCTCGATCTGGGCGCGATCCCGTTGCTGCCGGGGGCGCTCGATCTCGCCAAAACGGGTTATCGCTCGACCCTCACGGCGCAGAACGCCGTGCAGGGCGGGATGCTGCGCCGGGAGGCGGACGGCGCATTGCCCGACGCGATCGAAGAAGCGCTGCTGCTCGATCCGCAAACCTCGGGCGGGTTGCTCGCCTCCGTGCCCGAAGCGGCGGCGAAGCAAGCGCTCGGGTTGCTGCACGCCGCCGGTTATGCGCAAGCCGCGATCATCGGGCGCGTAAACCGCCGCGATACGCTCGACGTCGCGATCTTCTGCGAAGGCGCGTTAGCGTAA
- a CDS encoding cysteine desulfurase yields the protein MTGDRPIYLDNNGTTPVADDVLAAMLPYLRDEYGNASSTTDLGRRAKAAIDKAREQVAALIDADPADIVFTSGGTEASNHAIHGFAEIAPPARRKIVTSVVEHPATENACKRLERGGYSVVRLPVNRDGVVDLSVAAREIDDTTALVTIIHAQNEIGTLEPVGELAALASKFRIPVHADASQSLGKVPVSVRQWRVDALTIAGHKLYAPKGIGALYLRRVLNVPNLFDGAGQEQGRRPGTENVAYIAGLGEACAIAAKRLADDSKRLEALRERLWTRLSAAVPDLIRVAAGAATLPNTLNVLFPDAVGNDILARLPDVFASTGSACHAGDSKPSSIILALGYAPDVALGAVRLTSGRSTTEAQIDAAADKLAAAWKSLR from the coding sequence ATGACCGGCGATCGTCCCATCTATTTGGACAATAATGGGACGACGCCGGTCGCTGACGACGTCCTCGCGGCGATGCTGCCCTATTTGCGCGACGAATACGGCAACGCGTCGTCGACGACCGATCTGGGCCGCCGCGCCAAGGCCGCCATCGACAAGGCGCGCGAGCAGGTCGCCGCACTGATCGATGCCGATCCCGCCGATATCGTTTTCACCAGCGGCGGCACGGAAGCGAGCAATCACGCGATTCATGGCTTCGCGGAGATCGCACCGCCCGCACGGCGCAAGATCGTCACCTCCGTCGTCGAACATCCGGCGACGGAGAATGCCTGCAAGCGCCTGGAACGCGGCGGCTATAGCGTCGTCCGCTTGCCCGTGAATCGCGACGGCGTGGTCGATCTTTCCGTCGCCGCGCGCGAAATCGACGATACGACAGCGCTGGTCACGATCATCCATGCGCAGAACGAGATCGGCACGCTCGAACCCGTCGGCGAACTCGCCGCACTGGCGTCGAAGTTCAGAATTCCCGTCCACGCCGACGCGTCGCAATCGCTCGGCAAGGTTCCCGTTTCCGTGCGGCAATGGCGCGTCGATGCGCTGACCATCGCGGGCCACAAGCTGTACGCGCCCAAGGGCATCGGCGCGCTCTATCTGCGTCGCGTGCTGAACGTGCCCAATCTGTTCGACGGGGCCGGCCAGGAACAAGGCCGCCGCCCGGGTACGGAGAATGTCGCCTATATCGCCGGGCTGGGCGAAGCCTGCGCGATCGCCGCCAAGCGCCTCGCCGATGATTCCAAACGCCTGGAAGCGTTGCGCGAGCGGTTATGGACACGCCTATCGGCCGCCGTACCTGACTTAATTCGCGTCGCCGCCGGCGCGGCGACTTTGCCCAATACGCTGAACGTGCTGTTCCCCGATGCCGTGGGCAACGACATTCTGGCGCGCCTGCCCGATGTCTTCGCCTCGACGGGCTCCGCCTGCCATGCGGGCGACAGCAAACCGTCGAGCATCATTCTGGCTTTGGGCTATGCGCCCGATGTCGCGTTGGGCGCCGTGCGCTTGACGTCCGGCCGCTCGACGACCGAAGCGCAGATCGACGCGGCGGCCGATAAGCTCGCCGCCGCGTGGAAATCGTTACGCTAA
- a CDS encoding transglutaminase domain-containing protein produces the protein MISTDRRSLLMGTAALAAGALAPRFAAAQSPAPLAPQPGAWRKFEMTTALKIDAKNGQAQAWIPLPNFTAQDWFRPEGSTWSGNAKATTVKKDAKYGAEFLHVEWDPAERAPVVEVVSRFSTRDRAIDLAKPTNVTQLTTEERTLNLSATELIATDGIVKTTADRITAGKTTDIAKAEAIYQWIVENTARNPATRGCGVGNIKNMLEIGDLTGKCADLNALFVGLARASGLPARDVYGLRVAPSAFGYRSLGAGSANITRAQHCRAEVWLDGFGWTPVDPADVRKVILEEPPGKLAIDNAVVVSARKALFGAWEMNWAAYNVAHDVALPGSKGPKVEFLMYPQAELAGERLDCLDPDAFAYTITSKPITA, from the coding sequence ATGATCTCGACCGATCGCCGTAGTTTATTGATGGGCACCGCCGCTTTGGCCGCCGGCGCGCTGGCGCCGCGTTTCGCCGCCGCGCAAAGCCCCGCCCCGCTTGCCCCGCAACCGGGTGCTTGGCGCAAATTCGAAATGACCACGGCGTTGAAGATCGACGCCAAAAACGGCCAGGCCCAGGCCTGGATTCCGCTGCCGAATTTTACGGCGCAGGATTGGTTCCGCCCCGAAGGCAGTACCTGGTCGGGCAATGCCAAGGCGACGACGGTTAAGAAAGACGCGAAATATGGCGCGGAGTTCCTACATGTCGAGTGGGATCCGGCGGAGCGCGCCCCGGTCGTTGAGGTCGTCAGCCGTTTCTCGACGCGCGATCGCGCGATCGACCTCGCCAAGCCCACGAACGTGACGCAACTCACGACCGAAGAGCGCACGCTGAACCTCTCGGCGACCGAGTTGATCGCGACAGACGGCATCGTCAAGACGACCGCCGATCGCATCACCGCGGGCAAGACGACCGATATCGCGAAGGCCGAAGCGATCTATCAATGGATCGTCGAGAACACGGCGCGCAATCCGGCGACGCGCGGCTGCGGCGTCGGCAACATCAAGAACATGCTGGAGATCGGCGACCTCACCGGTAAATGCGCCGATTTGAACGCGTTGTTCGTCGGCCTCGCCCGCGCTTCGGGTCTGCCCGCGCGCGACGTCTATGGTCTGCGCGTGGCGCCGTCGGCCTTCGGCTATCGCAGCCTCGGGGCGGGTTCTGCCAACATCACCCGCGCCCAGCATTGCCGTGCCGAAGTGTGGCTGGACGGTTTCGGCTGGACGCCCGTGGACCCCGCCGACGTGCGCAAGGTGATCCTGGAGGAACCGCCGGGCAAGCTCGCCATCGACAACGCGGTCGTCGTTTCCGCGCGCAAGGCGCTGTTCGGCGCGTGGGAGATGAACTGGGCCGCCTATAACGTCGCGCATGACGTGGCGTTGCCCGGTTCCAAGGGGCCGAAGGTCGAATTCCTGATGTATCCGCAGGCCGAACTCGCCGGCGAACGTTTGGATTGCCTCGATCCCGACGCCTTCGCCTATACGATCACCTCGAAGCCGATCACGGCCTGA
- a CDS encoding SDR family NAD(P)-dependent oxidoreductase, with the protein MTARSWFVTGGTSGIGRALVDAAIANGERATFTGRNVGAPPSPNARALPLDLADPAAVAAMAPHLADIDVLVNCAGQGLLGSIEEASEAETARLFEINFFAGLRLIRAALPHMRARQSGWIVNIGSIAARKGPAGSGLYAATKAALRAMSDALAEEVRPFGIRVMVVEPGAFRTAIAGSGRVEAAQRLPIYDATSGKRRDTVRAIDGTQAGDPVRAAEAIRAAMLAETPPACLVLGAQAHTRAVTVAKDALDELRRWEAVARGADFPPDGH; encoded by the coding sequence ATGACGGCGCGGTCCTGGTTCGTCACCGGCGGGACCAGCGGCATCGGCCGCGCCTTGGTCGATGCGGCGATCGCGAACGGCGAACGCGCGACCTTCACCGGCCGCAATGTCGGCGCGCCGCCGAGCCCGAACGCGCGGGCGCTGCCGCTCGACCTCGCCGATCCCGCCGCCGTCGCGGCGATGGCGCCGCATCTGGCCGATATCGACGTTTTGGTGAACTGCGCGGGCCAGGGCTTGCTCGGTTCGATCGAGGAAGCGAGCGAGGCCGAAACCGCGCGGCTGTTCGAGATCAATTTCTTCGCCGGTTTGCGTTTGATCCGCGCCGCCTTGCCGCATATGCGCGCGCGCCAAAGTGGCTGGATCGTCAATATCGGTTCCATCGCCGCACGCAAGGGTCCGGCGGGTTCGGGGCTTTACGCCGCGACCAAGGCGGCGTTGCGCGCGATGTCCGACGCGCTGGCCGAGGAAGTGCGTCCCTTCGGCATCCGGGTGATGGTCGTCGAGCCCGGCGCGTTCCGGACCGCGATCGCGGGATCCGGCCGGGTGGAAGCGGCACAGCGCTTACCGATCTACGACGCGACATCCGGCAAACGACGCGACACGGTGCGCGCGATCGACGGCACACAAGCGGGCGATCCCGTCCGCGCGGCCGAGGCGATCCGTGCGGCAATGCTGGCGGAAACGCCGCCGGCGTGCTTGGTGCTCGGCGCGCAGGCCCATACGCGCGCGGTTACGGTCGCGAAAGATGCGCTCGACGAACTTCGGCGCTGGGAAGCGGTGGCCCGCGGCGCGGATTTCCCGCCCGACGGTCATTGA
- a CDS encoding GntR family transcriptional regulator has product MSETLDIHARPPLQRERGYDAFETGLMEGAIQSGQFLSQREIGALTNLPERATRELIAQLIGEGLLETARQRGFKVASVDVSLIRNAFQLRRFVECGAVMEFCTSASDDELAAHRRAHEAVLAEVTPQPDAAFRERYYAVDRELHAAIIAALRNPLIENAYRVNALKIRLIRRTQVRPERFMALTIREHLAIVAACARRDRYAAADAMGVHIDNTMRRVMGLD; this is encoded by the coding sequence ATGAGCGAGACGCTCGATATTCACGCGCGGCCGCCCTTGCAGCGCGAGCGCGGCTACGACGCGTTCGAGACCGGGCTGATGGAAGGCGCGATCCAGTCCGGCCAGTTCCTGAGCCAGCGCGAGATCGGGGCGCTGACCAATCTGCCCGAACGCGCGACGCGCGAATTGATCGCGCAATTGATCGGCGAAGGCCTGTTGGAGACGGCGCGCCAGCGCGGCTTCAAAGTCGCCAGCGTCGACGTGTCGCTGATCCGCAACGCGTTCCAGCTGCGCCGCTTCGTCGAATGCGGTGCCGTGATGGAGTTTTGCACGAGCGCTTCCGACGACGAACTCGCCGCCCATCGACGCGCGCATGAAGCCGTGCTGGCCGAGGTGACGCCCCAGCCAGACGCCGCGTTCCGCGAGCGCTATTACGCCGTCGATCGCGAGCTTCACGCGGCGATCATCGCCGCCTTGCGCAATCCGCTGATCGAGAACGCCTACCGCGTCAACGCGCTGAAGATCCGCCTGATCCGCCGCACGCAAGTGCGGCCCGAACGCTTCATGGCGCTGACGATCCGCGAGCATCTCGCCATCGTCGCGGCTTGCGCGCGGCGCGATCGCTACGCCGCCGCCGACGCGATGGGTGTGCATATCGACAACACGATGCGCCGCGTGATGGGGCTCGACTGA
- a CDS encoding carbohydrate ABC transporter permease has protein sequence MNDQAERATPWQLATIAFFVLLAIFPIIVVAVSSFKLPRDIFSYKPIVIFEPTFGNYTDLFRNWPKFTDGLINSLAVTIGSIALVLAVSLPAAWAFSRMSQHGGVGKSAMSLFAMKMLPPLVITVPLFPIFSAIGLDDSKLGLILVYAAMEFSLAVLLLKTMIDGIPRELEEAALIDGCTGIQAFRRVTLPLLLPGIVTVAIFTTLFVWNDYLFALVLTTARSVTAPVVLADMLASIGEGRSTWGEVFAAATVQLLPVLIFTFIVQRKMMSNGAAGGLKG, from the coding sequence ATGAACGACCAAGCCGAACGCGCCACGCCGTGGCAGCTCGCGACGATCGCCTTCTTCGTGTTGCTGGCGATCTTCCCGATCATCGTGGTCGCGGTGTCGTCGTTCAAGCTGCCGCGCGACATCTTCTCCTACAAGCCGATCGTGATCTTCGAACCCACGTTCGGCAATTACACCGATCTGTTCCGCAACTGGCCGAAATTCACGGACGGCTTGATCAACTCGCTTGCCGTGACGATCGGCTCGATCGCCCTCGTTCTCGCCGTGTCGCTGCCCGCCGCTTGGGCCTTTTCGCGAATGTCCCAGCATGGCGGGGTCGGCAAATCGGCGATGTCGCTCTTTGCCATGAAGATGCTGCCGCCCTTGGTCATCACCGTGCCGCTGTTTCCGATCTTCAGCGCGATCGGCCTCGACGATTCGAAACTTGGCCTGATTCTCGTCTACGCGGCGATGGAGTTCAGTTTGGCCGTCCTGCTGCTGAAAACCATGATCGACGGCATCCCGCGCGAGTTGGAGGAAGCCGCGTTGATCGATGGCTGCACCGGAATCCAGGCGTTCCGGCGCGTGACCTTGCCGCTGCTGCTGCCCGGCATCGTCACGGTCGCGATCTTCACGACGCTGTTCGTGTGGAACGATTACCTATTCGCATTGGTGCTGACGACCGCGCGCTCGGTCACCGCCCCCGTCGTGCTCGCCGACATGCTGGCGAGTATCGGCGAAGGCCGTTCGACCTGGGGCGAGGTTTTCGCCGCCGCGACGGTCCAGCTGCTGCCCGTGCTAATCTTCACCTTCATCGTCCAGCGCAAGATGATGTCGAACGGTGCCGCCGGAGGCCTCAAAGGATGA
- a CDS encoding sugar ABC transporter permease, whose product MIKAPSKALHAWALVAPLYALLAAIVALPEIVALALSFTDYSIGRDPRWIGEVNYMRTLGSASFWAAALRTLIFVAIAVVLEAAVGLLLACLLIRRIPMRGLAIACLIAPIAMSHAVTATIWAYLLDFNVGPVNYVTNLMGLGRIPWLTEAGTALIVVALIEFWAGMPHVLVMLYPVRAAFPREIYEAGEIDGATPFQRFRYLTWPMIRPAFLIAVVFRIIITFRAFGVVWILTKGGPVDASEILSVHLYKIGFVYWEFGRAASIAWLMLLLTAVVSSWAMVRLYRESFAPKEAA is encoded by the coding sequence GTGATCAAAGCACCGTCCAAAGCCTTGCACGCGTGGGCGCTGGTCGCCCCGCTTTACGCCCTGCTCGCCGCGATCGTGGCGTTGCCGGAGATCGTGGCACTGGCGCTGAGCTTCACCGATTACTCGATCGGCCGCGATCCGCGCTGGATCGGCGAAGTGAATTACATGCGCACGCTGGGCTCCGCCTCGTTCTGGGCGGCGGCCTTGCGCACGCTGATCTTCGTCGCCATCGCCGTGGTGCTCGAGGCCGCGGTCGGCTTGCTGCTCGCCTGCCTGCTGATCCGCCGCATTCCGATGCGCGGGCTTGCCATCGCCTGCCTGATCGCGCCCATCGCGATGAGCCACGCAGTCACGGCGACGATCTGGGCCTATCTGCTCGACTTCAATGTCGGCCCGGTGAACTACGTCACCAATCTGATGGGCTTGGGCCGTATCCCGTGGCTCACCGAGGCGGGCACGGCACTGATCGTCGTGGCACTGATCGAGTTCTGGGCGGGCATGCCGCATGTGCTGGTCATGCTCTATCCCGTGCGCGCCGCCTTCCCGCGCGAGATCTACGAGGCGGGCGAGATCGACGGCGCCACGCCGTTCCAGCGTTTCCGTTATCTGACCTGGCCGATGATCCGGCCCGCATTTTTGATCGCCGTCGTGTTCCGCATCATCATCACCTTCCGTGCTTTCGGCGTGGTGTGGATCCTGACCAAAGGCGGTCCGGTGGACGCGTCGGAAATCCTGTCCGTGCATCTCTACAAGATCGGTTTCGTTTATTGGGAGTTCGGCCGCGCCGCATCGATCGCATGGTTGATGTTGCTGCTGACCGCCGTGGTGTCGTCCTGGGCGATGGTGCGGCTCTATCGCGAATCCTTCGCCCCGAAGGAAGCCGCATGA